From the genome of Gemmatimonadota bacterium, one region includes:
- a CDS encoding VOC family protein, producing MTVSRMDNVGIVVADLDAAIAFFVELGLTLEGRMPIDGEWAGRVTGVRGQRVEIAMMRTPDGHSRLELSRFDAPRIASDHRTAPVNSLGYLRVMFTVTDLADTLARLRPLGATVVDEVVDYEGIYRLCYIRGPEGILIGLAQELR from the coding sequence ATGACCGTTTCCCGCATGGACAACGTCGGCATAGTCGTCGCCGACCTCGACGCCGCGATCGCCTTCTTCGTCGAGCTTGGCCTCACGCTCGAGGGGCGGATGCCGATCGACGGCGAGTGGGCCGGCCGCGTGACCGGCGTGCGCGGGCAGCGCGTCGAGATCGCCATGATGCGGACGCCCGACGGCCACAGCCGCCTCGAGCTCTCGCGCTTCGACGCCCCCAGGATCGCCTCCGATCACCGCACCGCGCCGGTGAACTCGCTCGGCTACCTGCGAGTGATGTTCACGGTCACGGACCTCGCCGACACCCTCGCGCGCCTCCGCCCCCTCGGCGCCACAGTGGTCGACGAGGTGGTCGACTACGAAGGGATCTACCGGCTCTGCTACATCCGCGGACCGGAAGGGATCCTGATCGGATTGGCCCAGGAGCTGCGGTGA